One genomic window of Punica granatum isolate Tunisia-2019 chromosome 1, ASM765513v2, whole genome shotgun sequence includes the following:
- the LOC116195417 gene encoding uncharacterized protein LOC116195417, translated as MENAEGRCDTGYETPSVVAASNGDDREGSESSVNDGSGALDGKSSRDALAKGISSLLSSVIKDFDSRAQDTLRSQDQLSSSIDRLTQQLDQLLEDAPSPFIMQHAARISNVRKRVSSLNSVLRSIQKRVDNIDRMLFVGLPREKSTVEGAGQS; from the exons ATGGAGAACGCAGAGGGCCGCTGCGATACCGGCTACGAGACCCCGAGCGTGGTCGCCGCTTCGAACGGCGACGACCGGGAAGGTTCTGAGTCCTCCGTTAACGACGGCAGCGGCGCATTGGACGGGAAGAGTTCGCGCGATGCATTGGCGAAAGGCATATCGTCGCTGCTGAGCTCGGTCATCAAGGACTTCGACTCCAGAGCTCAGGATACGCTGAGAAGCCAGGACCAGCTCTCCTCCTCCATTGATCGGCTCACTCAGC agCTTGATCAGTTGCTGGAAGATGCACCATCACCGTTTATCATGCAGCATGCTGCTAGGATATCTAACGTTAGAAAGAGAGTGTCATCACTGAACTCTGTCCTAAGATCAATACAGAAGCGTGTGGATAATATAGATCGAATGCTCTTTGTCGGCTTGCCACGTG AGAAGAGTACTGTAGAAGGTGCGGGCCAATCTTGA
- the LOC116195407 gene encoding pentatricopeptide repeat-containing protein At1g79080, chloroplastic, with amino-acid sequence MAVLLNSMSYASNPSMGSISRSRSRRRRSSCGFFSHVLDFHSFSLSRGFARALASTQITISLKDSAFPDWRTGKSNADTARASDLRLNDAFRSLERSVETSGRKPDAAQSTQLLYDLCKANKMKKAIRVMEIMASSGIIPDAASYTYLVNQLCKRGSIGHAMQLVERMEEFGIPTNTVTYNSLVRGLCLQGNLSKSLQLLDKLMGRGLVPNAFTYTFLLEAAYKEKGVSEAIRLLDEIIAKGGKPNLVSYNVLLTGLCKEGKTDEAMRLFRDLPSKGFSPNVVSYNILLRNLCDEGRWAEANELLAEMDGGDRAPSIVTYNILIGSLSLHGRVEHALEVLEEMARGPFKPTATSYNPIIAQLCKEGRVNQVVKCLDQMIFRRCSPNEGTYNAIAELCEEDNNRVREAFSIIQSLGSKQGSTMREFFRQVISSLCRKGNTYPAFRLLYEMTKNGFVPDSYTYSSLIRGLCMEGMLDEAIGIFRVMEENEHKPDMENFNALILGLCKSRRTDLALEVYRTMIEKGRMPNETTYTIIVEGLAHENETEIAAEVLSELYLRNVVSHNTLERLIMQYDLEGIHV; translated from the coding sequence ATGGCGGTTCTGCTGAACTCGATGTCTTATGCTTCAAACCCATCAATGGGGAGCATAAGCAGAAGCAGAAGCAGAAGAAGGAGGTCGTCGTGTGGGTTCTTCTCCCACGTCCTGGATTTCCACTCCTTCTCCCTGAGCAGAGGCTTCGCGAGGGCATTGGCGTCGACCCAGATCACCATCTCCCTCAAGGACAGCGCGTTCCCCGACTGGAGGACCGGGAAGAGCAACGCCGACACGGCGAGGGCCTCGGACTTGAGGCTCAACGACGCCTTCCGGAGCCTCGAGCGCTCGGTGGAGACGAGTGGGCGAAAGCCCGACGCGGCCCAGTCGACGCAGCTGCTGTACGACCTCTGCAAGGCCAACAAGATGAAGAAGGCGATCAGGGTGATGGAGATAATGGCCTCTTCAGGCATTATCCCGGACGCGGCATCATACACTTACCTGGTGAATCAGCTGTGCAAGAGGGGGAGCATCGGACACGCAATGCAGCTTGTCGAGAGGATGGAGGAGTTTGGGATCCCGACGAATACCGTCACGTATAACTCCCTTGTCCGCGGGCTTTGCCTGCAGGGGAACCTGAGCAAGAGCCTGCAGCTCTTGGATAAGCTGATGGGGAGAGGCCTCGTCCCGAATGCCTTCACTTACACGTTCCTGCTCGAGGCAGCCTACAAGGAGAAGGGAGTGAGCGAGGCGATCAGGCTTCTTGATGAGATCATTGCCAAGGGAGGAAAGCCGAATTTGGTCAGCTACAATGTCCTGCTTACGGGACTCTGCAAGGAGGGCAAGACCGATGAGGCGATGAGACTGTTCCGAGACTTGCCCTCCAAAGGTTTCAGCCCGAATGTGGTCAGTTACAACATTCTGTTGAGGAACTTGTGTGATGAGGGGAGGTGGGCAGAGGCGAATGAGCTTCTGGCTGAGATGGACGGCGGAGATCGAGCCCCGTCCATTGTCACATACAACATATTGATAGGCTCGCTATCTCTACACGGGAGGGTCGAGCACGCGCTAGAAGTTCTTGAGGAAATGGCTCGGGGCCCGTTTAAGCCCACTGCCACGAGCTACAACCCGATAATTGCCCAGTTGTGTAAGGAAGGTAGAGTCAATCAAGTGGTGAAGTGCTTGGATCAGATGATATTCCGTCGTTGTAGTCCTAATGAAGGAACTTATAATGCTATCGCCGAACTGTGCGAGGAGGATAACAATCGTGTGAGGGAAGCATTCTCGATAATTCAGAGTTTGGGGAGCAAGCAGGGCTCCACGATGCGTGAGTTTTTCAGGCAGGTGATCTCTAGCTTGTGCAGGAAGGGGAATACTTACCCAGCTTTTCGGCTTCTGTATGAGATGACGAAGAACGGATTTGTTCCTGATTCTTATACCTACTCCTCCCTAATAAGAGGCCTCTGTATGGAAGGGATGTTAGATGAGGCGATCGGGATTTTTCGGGTGATGGAGGAGAATGAGCACAAACCCGACATGGAGAATTTCAATGCACTGATTCTCGGGCTCTGCAAGTCCCGGAGGACGGATCTAGCATTGGAGGTCTACCGGACGATGATTGAGAAGGGGAGAATGCCGAACGAGACGACTTATACAATCATAGTGGAAGGGCTTGCACACGAGAATGAGACAGAGATAGCTGCGGAAGTTCTAAGCGAGCTGTACTTGAGGAATGTCGTGAGCCATAATACATTAGAAAGACTCATCATGCAGTATGATCTCGAGGGCATACATGTGTAG
- the LOC116213251 gene encoding BTB/POZ domain-containing protein At1g04390 isoform X2 has protein sequence MCNIMEFPCITKRAEYIHEIASLLSSILWRWPQSRYSVWGNTGLMKILEVIRVDPDPSIKVAVLKICSSIALCGYGAKRILDNGDLLGTIVSCMGTSNLQSVQMEGFKLAQCIMMNEEGCSRVMSLYCEPTVKAIVDAMSAWRLQDGKVASDQMSLLAEACRVATITRWPGKHHIYFWKMGISKVLFDLLLPKLDAKHSSHYLSLEEQISIARESLNVNSLFFLRPYVWDILGSLAAYCAADFRPSKNEDFYRIEILLTCASLAFDDVIRKGRQLFLEDATIISRTEPAVRAVQMMIYSPCKYIASRMASILSEVLEPNAEGHLEYLVCMLKSKSSRDNLGMPELLQLAIHLICLTCYLALPSYQNIITSEGEQTMIDLVIRCLSRSYSLARQTYAFHLINTFNQRICCWTVPEEWEGRDVLLLYGLWGLADVVHLSHSKDTFARRKEVVEVQLLSKLREICSDPSTGGSRWFAAYILTYSGLFGFPSKLGEIISKAHNDNDFVDIQLTLASGEKLSVHKVLLMIRCPSLLPPKDSPSNDRISNDSAANSNSDEPCGKLQKEFTLSSHVGHSELVKLLDYAYCGYLHAEEDLLKKLKALAQSCGLQPLTQLLSRRIPKWGLHVPSFDLSPALDFRGQRISDVVLEAKATDSLDWTCTICSSSSAPHMHLHKVILWASCDYLRAMLQSGMLESHTRVVKAPIRWGALQKLVKWFYSYELPKPPGGCLWQNMGTQEKLYLLEPFIELLWLSEFWFLEEVHEECLRTIMSRLDSDSKLSVKVLQFAADLSQWKIVEAAANLAAGSFRQLQESGELESLDDTLVEMVRAASVRFSRVGDDDGSFG, from the exons ATGTGTAATATTATGGAGTTTCCTTGCATCACGAAGCGAGCTGAATATATCCATGAAATTGCATCTCTCCTGAGTTCGATTTTATGGCGGTGGCCTCAGTCTAGATATTCTGTCTGGGGTAACACTGGActtatgaaaattttggagGTTATAAGGGTAGATCCTGACCCATCTATTAAAGTTGCAGTTTTGAAGATATGCTCTTCAATAG CTCTATGTGGTTACGGCGCGAAAAGAATTCTTGACAATGGCGACCTTCTTGGCACAATTGTATCCTGTATGGGAACCTCAAACCTGCAATCTGTTCAAATGGAAGGATTTAAGCTTGCCCAGTGTATAATG ATGAATGAGGAGGGATGCTCAAGAGTGATGAGCTTGTATTGTGAGCCCACTGTAAAAGCCATAGTTGATGCAATGAGTGCATGGAGATTGCAGGATGGGAAGGTCGCTAGTGATCAGATGTCATTGCTGGCAGAGGCATGTCGTGTGGCAACTATTACTCGCTGGCCTGGAAAGCACCATATCTACTTTTGGAAAATGGGGATCAGCAAAGTACTGTTTGATCTTCTTCTACcaaaacttgatgccaagCATTCGTCACACTACTTATCATTGGAAGAACAGATATCTATAGCACGGGAAAGTCTAAATGTGAATTCGCTATTTTTCTTGAGGCCATATGTCTGGGATATTCTTGGATCTCTTGCAGCATATTGTGCTGCAGATTTTAGACCCAGCAAAAACGAAGATTTCTATCGCATTGAAATTCTTTTGACATGTGCGAG TTTGGCTTTTGATGATGTTATCCGGAAAGGAAGACAACTATTCCTCGAAGATGCCACGATTATATCAAGAACAGAACCAGCTGTGAGGGCAGTTCAGATGATGATATATTCTCCATGCAAGTATATTGCTTCAAGGATGGCATCTATTCTTTCTGAGGTTTTAGAGCCAAATGCTGAAGGGCACTTAGAATATTTGGTGTGCATGCTAAAGTCCAAATCATCTAGAGACAATCTTGGGATGCCAGAGTTACTCCAATTGGCTATTCATTTGATATGCTTGACATGCTATTTGGCTTTGCCTTCGTATCAGAATATTATTACAAGTGAAGGGGAACAGACTATGATTGATCTTGTGATAAGATGCTTATCTAGATCTTACTCTTTAGCGAGGCAAACTTATGCTTTTCATTTAATCAACACTTTCAATCAGAGAATATGTTGTTGGACTGTTCCTGAGGAGTGGGAAGGAAGAGATGTGCTTTTGCTCTATGGTCTTTGGGGATTAGCTGATGTGGTACATCTTTCTCACTCTAAAGATACATTTGCTCGACGAAAGGAAGTCGTCGAGGTTCAGTTACTCAGTAAGCTTAGGGAGATCTGCAGTGACCCTTCTACTGGTGGATCGAGATGGTTTGCTGCATATATCCTTACTTACTCTGGGCTCTTTGGTTTTCCTTCTAAACTTGGAGAAATAATTAGCAAAGCCCATAATGACAATGATTTTGTCGATATTCAGCTCACTCTAGCCAGTGGTGAGAAACTGAGTGTGCACAAAGTTCTTCTTATGATAAGATGCCCTTCATTGTTGCCGCCCAAAGATTCCCCCTCCAATGACAGAATATCTAATGATTCTGCAGCAAATAGTAATTCAGATGAGCCATGCGGAAAGTTGCAGAAAGAGTTTACTTTATCTTCACATGTGGGACACTCAGAATTGGTGAAACTATTGGACTATGCTTATTGTGGATATCTGCATGCAGAAGAAGATCTGCTGAAAAAGTTGAAAGCTCTTGCGCAAAGTTGTGGGCTTCAGCCTCTGACTCAGCTGCTTTCTAGGAGGATTCCTAAGTGGGGTTTGCACGTCCCAAGCTTTGATCTTTCCCCTGCTCTCGATTTTCGTGGACAAAGAATTTC GGACGTCGTCTTGGAGGCAAAAGCAACTGATTCTCTAGACTGGACTTGCACGATATGCTCTTCTTCATCCGCTCCTCACATGCATCTTCACAAAGTTATTCTATGGGCAAGCTGTGATTACCTGCGAGCTATGCTGCAATCTGGAATGCTAGAGAG CCATACTCGAGTCGTGAAGGCACCAATCAGGTGGGGAGCTTTGCAGAAACTGGTGAAGTGGTTCTACTCGTACGAACTCCCAAAACCACCTGGTGGCTGTTTGTGGCAAAATATGGGCACCCAGGAGAAGCTCTACCTCCTCGAACCATTCATAGAACTATTGTGGCTTTCTGAGTTCTGGTTCTTAGAGGAAGTCCATGAGGAGTGCTTGAGAACCATCATGTCCCGTCTTGACTCAGATTCAAAGCTGTCCGTGAAAGTTCTCCAATTTGCTGCGGACTTGTCCCAGTGGAAAATAGTGGAGGCTGCAGCAAATCTTGCAGCTGGTTCATTCCGCCAGCTCCAGGAGTCGGGCGAATTGGAATCGTTGGACGATACGCTTGTCGAGATGGTCCGTGCTGCCTCAGTTCGGTTTTCACGGGTAGGGGATGATGATGGCTCTTTTGGATGA
- the LOC116213251 gene encoding BTB/POZ domain-containing protein At1g04390 isoform X1, with protein sequence MGSSKRGGSKSSSSSGSHLRTLHQRLRGALNLGTSYSADDGKRKWECKDIEIQRHVLRSIGSFLDGITQETRHDALVKDSVSDIVGALVEILQQKNGAIITIAADVVVKLVNVFTYSSLQPYVLELIHPLSSLSANHQLRVAISCATALNLLISKLSKTKEKEVWEILNDTDCVALLMCNIMEFPCITKRAEYIHEIASLLSSILWRWPQSRYSVWGNTGLMKILEVIRVDPDPSIKVAVLKICSSIALCGYGAKRILDNGDLLGTIVSCMGTSNLQSVQMEGFKLAQCIMMNEEGCSRVMSLYCEPTVKAIVDAMSAWRLQDGKVASDQMSLLAEACRVATITRWPGKHHIYFWKMGISKVLFDLLLPKLDAKHSSHYLSLEEQISIARESLNVNSLFFLRPYVWDILGSLAAYCAADFRPSKNEDFYRIEILLTCASLAFDDVIRKGRQLFLEDATIISRTEPAVRAVQMMIYSPCKYIASRMASILSEVLEPNAEGHLEYLVCMLKSKSSRDNLGMPELLQLAIHLICLTCYLALPSYQNIITSEGEQTMIDLVIRCLSRSYSLARQTYAFHLINTFNQRICCWTVPEEWEGRDVLLLYGLWGLADVVHLSHSKDTFARRKEVVEVQLLSKLREICSDPSTGGSRWFAAYILTYSGLFGFPSKLGEIISKAHNDNDFVDIQLTLASGEKLSVHKVLLMIRCPSLLPPKDSPSNDRISNDSAANSNSDEPCGKLQKEFTLSSHVGHSELVKLLDYAYCGYLHAEEDLLKKLKALAQSCGLQPLTQLLSRRIPKWGLHVPSFDLSPALDFRGQRISDVVLEAKATDSLDWTCTICSSSSAPHMHLHKVILWASCDYLRAMLQSGMLESHTRVVKAPIRWGALQKLVKWFYSYELPKPPGGCLWQNMGTQEKLYLLEPFIELLWLSEFWFLEEVHEECLRTIMSRLDSDSKLSVKVLQFAADLSQWKIVEAAANLAAGSFRQLQESGELESLDDTLVEMVRAASVRFSRVGDDDGSFG encoded by the exons ATGGGTTCGAGCAAACGCGGAGGATCAAAGAGCAGCAGCTCCTCCGGCTCTCACCTCCGCACTCTCCATCAGCGCCTCCGCGGTGCCCTCAATCTCGGCACCAG TTATTCTGCTGATGACGGGAAAAGGAAATGGGAGTGCAAAGATATTGAGATTCAGAGACATGTGCTCCGCTCGATTGGTTCCTTTCTCGATGGCATTACTCAGGAGACGAGGCATGATGCGCTCGTAAAG GATTCAGTGTCAGATATTGTTGGTGCATTGGTAGAGATTCTTCAACAGAAAAATGGGGCCATTATAACTATAGCAGCAGATGTGGTTGTCAAGTTGGTTAATGTCTTCACTTACTCTAGTCTGCAGCCCTATGTTCTAGAACTTATTCATCCTTTGTCGTCATTGTCAGCTAACCATCAGCTACGGGTCGCCATATCATGTGCAACAGCTTTGAACCTTTTGATCTCCAAGCTAAGtaaaacaaaagagaaagaggTCTGGGAGATTCTCAATGACACAGACTGTGTTGCTCTTCTCATGTGTAATATTATGGAGTTTCCTTGCATCACGAAGCGAGCTGAATATATCCATGAAATTGCATCTCTCCTGAGTTCGATTTTATGGCGGTGGCCTCAGTCTAGATATTCTGTCTGGGGTAACACTGGActtatgaaaattttggagGTTATAAGGGTAGATCCTGACCCATCTATTAAAGTTGCAGTTTTGAAGATATGCTCTTCAATAG CTCTATGTGGTTACGGCGCGAAAAGAATTCTTGACAATGGCGACCTTCTTGGCACAATTGTATCCTGTATGGGAACCTCAAACCTGCAATCTGTTCAAATGGAAGGATTTAAGCTTGCCCAGTGTATAATG ATGAATGAGGAGGGATGCTCAAGAGTGATGAGCTTGTATTGTGAGCCCACTGTAAAAGCCATAGTTGATGCAATGAGTGCATGGAGATTGCAGGATGGGAAGGTCGCTAGTGATCAGATGTCATTGCTGGCAGAGGCATGTCGTGTGGCAACTATTACTCGCTGGCCTGGAAAGCACCATATCTACTTTTGGAAAATGGGGATCAGCAAAGTACTGTTTGATCTTCTTCTACcaaaacttgatgccaagCATTCGTCACACTACTTATCATTGGAAGAACAGATATCTATAGCACGGGAAAGTCTAAATGTGAATTCGCTATTTTTCTTGAGGCCATATGTCTGGGATATTCTTGGATCTCTTGCAGCATATTGTGCTGCAGATTTTAGACCCAGCAAAAACGAAGATTTCTATCGCATTGAAATTCTTTTGACATGTGCGAG TTTGGCTTTTGATGATGTTATCCGGAAAGGAAGACAACTATTCCTCGAAGATGCCACGATTATATCAAGAACAGAACCAGCTGTGAGGGCAGTTCAGATGATGATATATTCTCCATGCAAGTATATTGCTTCAAGGATGGCATCTATTCTTTCTGAGGTTTTAGAGCCAAATGCTGAAGGGCACTTAGAATATTTGGTGTGCATGCTAAAGTCCAAATCATCTAGAGACAATCTTGGGATGCCAGAGTTACTCCAATTGGCTATTCATTTGATATGCTTGACATGCTATTTGGCTTTGCCTTCGTATCAGAATATTATTACAAGTGAAGGGGAACAGACTATGATTGATCTTGTGATAAGATGCTTATCTAGATCTTACTCTTTAGCGAGGCAAACTTATGCTTTTCATTTAATCAACACTTTCAATCAGAGAATATGTTGTTGGACTGTTCCTGAGGAGTGGGAAGGAAGAGATGTGCTTTTGCTCTATGGTCTTTGGGGATTAGCTGATGTGGTACATCTTTCTCACTCTAAAGATACATTTGCTCGACGAAAGGAAGTCGTCGAGGTTCAGTTACTCAGTAAGCTTAGGGAGATCTGCAGTGACCCTTCTACTGGTGGATCGAGATGGTTTGCTGCATATATCCTTACTTACTCTGGGCTCTTTGGTTTTCCTTCTAAACTTGGAGAAATAATTAGCAAAGCCCATAATGACAATGATTTTGTCGATATTCAGCTCACTCTAGCCAGTGGTGAGAAACTGAGTGTGCACAAAGTTCTTCTTATGATAAGATGCCCTTCATTGTTGCCGCCCAAAGATTCCCCCTCCAATGACAGAATATCTAATGATTCTGCAGCAAATAGTAATTCAGATGAGCCATGCGGAAAGTTGCAGAAAGAGTTTACTTTATCTTCACATGTGGGACACTCAGAATTGGTGAAACTATTGGACTATGCTTATTGTGGATATCTGCATGCAGAAGAAGATCTGCTGAAAAAGTTGAAAGCTCTTGCGCAAAGTTGTGGGCTTCAGCCTCTGACTCAGCTGCTTTCTAGGAGGATTCCTAAGTGGGGTTTGCACGTCCCAAGCTTTGATCTTTCCCCTGCTCTCGATTTTCGTGGACAAAGAATTTC GGACGTCGTCTTGGAGGCAAAAGCAACTGATTCTCTAGACTGGACTTGCACGATATGCTCTTCTTCATCCGCTCCTCACATGCATCTTCACAAAGTTATTCTATGGGCAAGCTGTGATTACCTGCGAGCTATGCTGCAATCTGGAATGCTAGAGAG CCATACTCGAGTCGTGAAGGCACCAATCAGGTGGGGAGCTTTGCAGAAACTGGTGAAGTGGTTCTACTCGTACGAACTCCCAAAACCACCTGGTGGCTGTTTGTGGCAAAATATGGGCACCCAGGAGAAGCTCTACCTCCTCGAACCATTCATAGAACTATTGTGGCTTTCTGAGTTCTGGTTCTTAGAGGAAGTCCATGAGGAGTGCTTGAGAACCATCATGTCCCGTCTTGACTCAGATTCAAAGCTGTCCGTGAAAGTTCTCCAATTTGCTGCGGACTTGTCCCAGTGGAAAATAGTGGAGGCTGCAGCAAATCTTGCAGCTGGTTCATTCCGCCAGCTCCAGGAGTCGGGCGAATTGGAATCGTTGGACGATACGCTTGTCGAGATGGTCCGTGCTGCCTCAGTTCGGTTTTCACGGGTAGGGGATGATGATGGCTCTTTTGGATGA